The genomic region ACCACGTGTACTTCAGGGCCGTGGCACCTGGCGCGCATGCTTCAGGCCGCCGACGCGTTCCCGATGAACATCGGCTTCACCGGCAAGGGCAACGCGAGCCTGCCGGAACCGCTGATCGAACAGGTCAAGGCTGGCGCCATCGGTCTGAAGCTGCACGAAGACTGGGGCACCACGCCCGCGAGCATCGACAACTGCCTGACAGTGGCCGACCAATACGACGTCCAGGTCGCCATCCACACCGACACCCTCAACGAGTCCGGCTTCGTCGAAACCACCCTCGCCGCCTTCAAGGGCCGCACGATTCACACCTACCACACCGAAGGTGCGGGCGGCGGTCACGCGCCGGACATCATCAAGGCCTGTGGCTTTGCCAACGTGTTGCCGAGTTCGACCAACCCGACCCGGCCGTTCACCCGCAACACCATCGACGAACACCTCGATATGCTGATGGTCTGCCACCACCTGGACCCGAGCATTGCCGAAGATGTGGCCTTCGCTGAAAGCCGCATCCGCCGCGAAACCATCGCCGCCGAAGACATCCTTCACGACCTCGGCGCGTTCTCGATGATCAGCTCCGACAGCCAGGCCATGGGCCGCGTCGGCGAAGTCATCACCCGCACCTGGCAAACCGCCGACAAGATGAAAAAACAGCGCGGTCCGCTGCCACAAGATGGCGAAGGCAACGACAACTTCCGCGCCAAACGCTACATCGCCAAGTACACGATCAACCCGGCGATCACCCACGGCATCAGCCATGAAGTGGGCTCGGTCGAAGTGGGCAAGTGGGCGGACCTGGTGCTCTGGCGTCCAGCGTTTTTCGGGGTAAAGCCAACGCTGATCCTCAAGGGCGGTGCCATTGCGGCCAGCCTGATGGGTGACGCCAACGCGTCTATTCCAACGCCGCAACCGGTGCACTACCGCCCGATGTTCGCCAGTTACGGCGGTTCGTTGCATGCCACCAGCCTGACCTTTATCAGCCAGGCCGCGCAGGAGGCGGGCTTGCCTGAAGCCTTGGGGTTGAAGAAGAAAATCGCGGTGGTCAAAGGCTGCCGCGAGGTGCAG from Pseudomonas sp. GGS8 harbors:
- the ureC gene encoding urease subunit alpha, which codes for MKISRQAYADMFGPTVGDKVRLADTELWIEVEKDFTTYGEEVKFGGGKVIRDGQGQSQLLAAEVVDTLITNALIVDHWGIVKADVGLKDGRIAAIGKAGNPDIQPNVTIAVGASTEVIAGEGMILTAGGIDTHIHFICPQQIEEALMSGVTTMIGGGTGPATGTNATTCTSGPWHLARMLQAADAFPMNIGFTGKGNASLPEPLIEQVKAGAIGLKLHEDWGTTPASIDNCLTVADQYDVQVAIHTDTLNESGFVETTLAAFKGRTIHTYHTEGAGGGHAPDIIKACGFANVLPSSTNPTRPFTRNTIDEHLDMLMVCHHLDPSIAEDVAFAESRIRRETIAAEDILHDLGAFSMISSDSQAMGRVGEVITRTWQTADKMKKQRGPLPQDGEGNDNFRAKRYIAKYTINPAITHGISHEVGSVEVGKWADLVLWRPAFFGVKPTLILKGGAIAASLMGDANASIPTPQPVHYRPMFASYGGSLHATSLTFISQAAQEAGLPEALGLKKKIAVVKGCREVQKTDLIHNDYLPNIDVDPQTYQVKADGVLLWCEPADVLPMAQRYFLF